The proteins below come from a single Denticeps clupeoides chromosome 15, fDenClu1.1, whole genome shotgun sequence genomic window:
- the LOC114764639 gene encoding potassium voltage-gated channel subfamily A member 5, whose product MEIALVSFENGGAKGSGGHQNAFVPACNRQLNALGAPWRMNDVGAAFGCGETAVDALLRADHSPHLFDEDALDADADQESSERVLINIAGLRYETQLGTLNQFPDTLLGDPDKRIKYFDPLRNEYFFDRNRPSFDGILYFYQSGGKIRRPVNVSIDVFADEIRFYQLGEEAMERFREDEGFIKEEEKPLPQNEFQKQVWLIFEYPESSSPARGIAIVSVIVITISIITFCLETLPEFRDERELPVTVRADNGTQARPSLTFTDPFFIIETTCVIWFTFELFVRFFACPSKSEFSKTIMNIIDIMSIMPYFITVGTELAEQQGQEHNNGQQAMSLAILRVIRLVRVFRIFKLSRHSKGLQILGQTLKASMRELGLLIFFLFIGVILFSSAVFFAEADEPESHFSSIPDAFWWAVVTMTTVGYGDMRPVTVGGKIVGSLCAIAGVLTIALPVPVIVSNFNYFYHRETDQDQSSLKDDKEQSGQGGQGHELKRSHSRSSLKSTGDPENNDGGSSPVEKANIKANSSMDFKRSLYAFCLDTRETDL is encoded by the coding sequence ATGGAGATAGCCCTGGTGAGTTTCGAGAACGGCGGCGCCAAGGGGAGCGGCGGCCACCAGAACGCCTTCGTCCCGGCCTGCAACAGGCAGCTGAACGCGCTCGGCGCGCCGTGGAGGATGAACGACGTGGGCGCCGCGTTCGGCTGCGGCGAGACCGCCGTGGACGCGCTGCTGCGCGCCGACCACAGCCCGCACCTGTTCGACGAGGACGCGCTGGACGCGGACGCGGACCAGGAGAGCAGCGAGCGGGTGCTGATCAACATCGCCGGCCTGCGGTACGAGACGCAGCTCGGCACGCTGAACCAGTTCCCCGACACGCTGCTCGGGGACCCCGACAAGCGGATCAAGTACTTCGACCCGCTCCGGAACGAGTACTTCTTCGACCGCAACCGGCCGAGCTTCGACGGCATCCTGTACTTCTACCAGTCCGGCGGGAAGATCCGGCGGCCCGTCAACGTGTCCATCGACGTGTTCGCCGACGAGATCCGCTTCTACCAGCTGGGCGAGGAGGCGATGGAGCGCTTCCGCGAGGACGAGGGCTTCatcaaggaggaggagaagcccCTCCCCCAGAACGAGTTCCAGAAGCAGGTGTGGCTCATCTTCGAGTACCCCGAAAGCTCCAGTCCGGCGAGGGGCATCGCCATCGTGTCCGTCATCGTCATCACCATATCCATCATCACCTTCTGCCTGGAGACCTTGCCGGAGTTCCGGGACGAGAGGGAGCTGCCGGTCACGGTGCGGGCGGACAACGGCACCCAGGCCCGGCCGTCGCTCACCTTCACCGACCCCTTTTTCATCATCGAGACCACCTGCGTCATCTGGTTCACCTTCGAGCTCTTCGTGAGGTTCTTTGCCTGCCCGAGCAAGTCGGAGTTCTCCAAGACCATCATGAACATCATAGACATCATGTCCATCATGCCTTATTTCATCACGGTGGGGACGGAGCTGGCCGAGCAGCAGGGCCAGGAGCACAACAACGGCCAGCAGGCCATGTCCCTGGCCATCCTGAGGGTCATCCGCTTGGTCCGAGTGTTCCGAATATTCAAGCTCTCGCGCCATTCCAAAGGCCTCCAGATCCTGGGGCAGACGCTGAAGGCCAGCATGCGAGAGCTGGGCCTCCTGATCTTCTTTCTCTTCATCGGGGTCATCCTGTTCTCCAGCGCCGTGTTCTTCGCAGAGGCGGACGAGCCCGAGTCTCATTTCTCCAGCATCCCAGACGCCTTCTGGTGGGCCGTGGTCACCATGACCACCGTGGGCTACGGGGACATGCGGCCCGTGACTGTGGGGGGCAAGATCGTGGGCTCGCTGTGCGCCATCGCGGGCGTGCTGACCATCGCGCTGCCCGTGCCCGTCATCGTCTCCAACTTCAACTACTTCTACCACCGCGAGACGGACCAGGACCAGTCGTCCCTCAAGGACGACAAGGAGCAAAGCGGGCAGGGGGGTCAGGGCCACGAGCTGAAGCGCAGCCACAGCAGGTCGTCTCTGAAGTCCACGGGGGACCCGGAGAACAACGACGGGGGCAGCAGTCCCGTGGAGAAGGCCAACATCAAGGCCAACAGCAGCATGGACTTCAAAAGATCCCTTTACGCGTTCTGCCTGGACACGAGGGAGACGGATCTTTAG